The following is a genomic window from Crossiella equi.
GACGGCAGCGGCAGGTGCCGGGCGGCGGGCAGCACCCGGCCGTCGTCGTACTCCGCGCGCTGCTCGCGGATCTCGCCGAGCGCGGTGGGCAGCTTGTGGAACAGCGACCGGGGCCCGGCCAGGAAGTCACGGATGGCCATGTCCTGCAACGCGACCGTGGAGTACTCCAGGGACAGCAGGTGCTTCATCGTGCTGCGCAGGCTGTGCCGCACGAGCTCGCCGCCCCGGGCGTGCGGGCTGTACAGCGCGGCCGCGACCAGTCGGTTGCGCAGGTGGAAGTAGGCCTGCCAGTCGGTCGAGTCGTCCTTGTCCGACCACGGCATGTGCCAGATCGCCACCCCGGGCAGCGTGGCCGTGGGGTACCCGGCGCGCCCGGCGCGCAGGCCGAACTCCGCGTCGTCCCACTTGATGAACAGCGGCAGCGGCAGGCCGATCTTCTCGATCACCTGGCGCGGGATGAGGCACATCCACCAGCCGTTGTAGTCCACGTCGATGCGCCGGTGCAGCAGCCCCGCGTACCGCAGCGGCTCGCGGGCGAAGTCGTGGTCATAGCGCACGTTCGGCGCGGCCCGCCACATGAACCGGCGGCGGTCGACGACCTCGCCCATGGAGTGCAGGTGTGAGCGGGCCTGGAGGTTGAGCATCTGCCCGCCGACCAGCATCGGGTTGTCGGTGTACCGGGCGAAGGCCAGCGCGCGCAGGATCGAGTCCGGCTCGATGACGATGTCGTCGTCCATGAGCAGGACCTGCTCGCAGTCGGTGCCCTTGACCGCCTCGTGCATCACGCGCGCGAACCCGCCGGAGCCGCCGAGGTTGGGCTGGTCGAAGACGCGCAGCCGCTCGCCCAGGCGCGCGGCGGCCACCTCGAACCCGGCGGCCGCGTTGACCTTCTTGGTGCCCTGGTCGGCCACCAGCACCGCGCGCACGGCGTCGAGCACCAGCGGGTCCTCGCCGATGGCGGCCAGCGCGCCAACGCAGTCGTCGGGTCGGTTGAACGTGCAGATGCCGATGGCCACACTGGACTGCCGCAGCGGGGCCGCGGTGGCGTACCACCCGGCGGCGAGCAGCGTGACCTCGTGCTCCTCCTCGGTGGTGATGTCGAACCAGTACCAGCCGCCGTCCTCGAACGGCCCGAGGTCGAGCGTGAAGCGCAGGTCCGAACGCGACCCGCCCTCGCGCACCTCACCGCTGACGTGGATCTGCGTGCCGTCCGCCTTGGACCGGTACAGGTCGACGCGGCAGTCGCCGTCCACGGACAGGCGCAGCTCCACCGAGTCCAACGTGGTCCAGCGCCGCCAGTAGCTGGCCGGGAAGGCGTTGAAGTACGTGGCGAAGGAGATCTCGGACTGCTCCGGGATCCGCAGCGCGGTGCGCGACAACGGCTTCGCCCGCCGCTGGTTGGTCTTGTCCTCGTCGAGGTAGAGCGCGCGCACGTCCAGGGGGTCGCCGGGGCGCGGCAGGATGATGCGCTGCAAGAGGGTGCCGGCGGGTGCGGACTGCTGCTGCGGCACGTTCACGGACTGCTGTTCCGTGGTCGGGCGAGAC
Proteins encoded in this region:
- a CDS encoding glycosyltransferase, whose product is MSRPTTEQQSVNVPQQQSAPAGTLLQRIILPRPGDPLDVRALYLDEDKTNQRRAKPLSRTALRIPEQSEISFATYFNAFPASYWRRWTTLDSVELRLSVDGDCRVDLYRSKADGTQIHVSGEVREGGSRSDLRFTLDLGPFEDGGWYWFDITTEEEHEVTLLAAGWYATAAPLRQSSVAIGICTFNRPDDCVGALAAIGEDPLVLDAVRAVLVADQGTKKVNAAAGFEVAAARLGERLRVFDQPNLGGSGGFARVMHEAVKGTDCEQVLLMDDDIVIEPDSILRALAFARYTDNPMLVGGQMLNLQARSHLHSMGEVVDRRRFMWRAAPNVRYDHDFAREPLRYAGLLHRRIDVDYNGWWMCLIPRQVIEKIGLPLPLFIKWDDAEFGLRAGRAGYPTATLPGVAIWHMPWSDKDDSTDWQAYFHLRNRLVAAALYSPHARGGELVRHSLRSTMKHLLSLEYSTVALQDMAIRDFLAGPRSLFHKLPTALGEIREQRAEYDDGRVLPAARHLPLPSMDAVKAERFLRPPGTPLTIARTVVSALVRNVLPTNARHLVRPQLNIPAQDARWFLLARLDGATVATADGRGVAFRKRDPRLFWRLLSRALRNHVRLLREFPRSRKDFRRSLPDLTAHESWQRAFGGEQ